Proteins encoded by one window of Marixanthomonas sp. SCSIO 43207:
- a CDS encoding DUF4249 domain-containing protein, with product MMNSFKYKNLKLSYLQGLAVILTTFLLYGCIEEIDLETENFESALVIEATITDQTETQSISLSRTFQFEEDGPSPETNAEVTILDATGTQYTFQESDSLGVYISTTPFAALPNRDYSLQITTSNGRTYESSSVQLPQSTSIDNLYTEKSTNNEGVKGVSILLDNSNPQGMGSYYRFEYVETYKIISRYSSDLDLQVISANPPQFELVPKTTEEEICYVTKPSTEILLANTNTLSEDQLLKYQIRFIERTDPVIAQRYSILAKQQNISREAYTFYETLQNFSETESLFSQVQPGFIEGNISSTTNENEKVIGIFNVVTVSSKRIFFNYSDIFDPEDGSPGLFLGDNCRLNSPDPRALVPLIQNNTAKFVREGTVEGDTGPYTVAPRICVDCTVFGENVPPEFWEE from the coding sequence ATGATGAATAGTTTTAAATATAAAAATTTGAAGTTGAGTTATTTGCAAGGTTTGGCAGTGATTCTTACAACATTTCTTTTGTATGGATGTATTGAAGAAATAGATCTTGAAACTGAAAATTTTGAAAGCGCCTTGGTTATTGAAGCAACTATAACAGACCAAACTGAAACTCAATCAATATCATTAAGTAGAACCTTTCAATTTGAAGAAGACGGCCCATCACCCGAAACAAATGCTGAAGTTACTATTCTAGACGCAACCGGAACACAATACACCTTTCAAGAGTCTGACAGTCTAGGAGTTTACATTTCAACAACACCGTTTGCGGCATTGCCTAATAGAGATTATAGCCTTCAAATAACTACGTCAAATGGAAGAACTTATGAATCTTCTTCAGTACAACTTCCTCAAAGCACTTCAATTGACAACTTGTACACAGAAAAATCAACAAATAATGAAGGTGTTAAAGGCGTATCAATACTATTAGACAACTCCAATCCGCAAGGAATGGGAAGTTACTATCGTTTTGAATACGTTGAAACTTATAAAATAATCTCTCGATATTCTTCAGATTTAGATTTACAAGTAATTAGTGCAAATCCTCCACAATTTGAATTAGTCCCAAAAACCACAGAAGAAGAAATTTGTTATGTTACAAAACCATCAACTGAAATTCTATTAGCAAACACCAATACATTGTCTGAAGATCAATTGTTGAAATATCAAATACGTTTTATTGAGCGTACAGATCCGGTAATTGCTCAACGGTATAGCATACTTGCAAAACAGCAAAATATTTCGCGAGAAGCGTACACCTTTTATGAAACCTTACAAAACTTTTCAGAAACTGAAAGTCTTTTTTCACAAGTGCAACCGGGCTTTATTGAAGGGAACATATCGTCAACAACAAACGAAAACGAAAAGGTAATTGGTATTTTTAATGTAGTTACCGTTTCTTCCAAGCGAATATTTTTTAACTATTCAGATATTTTTGATCCAGAAGATGGTTCTCCGGGGTTGTTTCTAGGTGACAATTGCAGATTAAACAGTCCAGATCCTAGAGCGCTTGTACCTTTAATTCAGAACAATACTGCAAAGTTTGTGAGAGAAGGTACTGTTGAGGGTGATACCGGTCCTTATACAGTTGCTCCTAGAATTTGTGTTGATTGTACTGTTTTTGGTGAAAATGTACCTCCTGAATTTTGGGAAGAATAA